The following proteins are co-located in the bacterium genome:
- a CDS encoding type VI secretion system ATPase TssH has translation GPTGVGKTETARALAEFLFDDEDALVRLDMSEYMEKHAVARLIGAPPGYVGYEEGGQLTERIRRRPYAVVLFDEIEKAHPDVFNILLQILDDGRLTDSQGRTVDFRNTVIIMTSNLGSQEILERSAGVDWAVVEQQVLAILRRNFRPEFLNRVDDIVVFRPLGRAELERIVDLQLARVQRLLAGRKITLEVTPAARALIADEGYDPAFGARPLKRAIQRLVQNPLALQILEGRFGEGDEVIVDREEDGATLVFRRADAPAGREAHSPAVA, from the coding sequence TCGGCCCGACGGGCGTGGGGAAGACGGAGACGGCGCGTGCGCTGGCGGAGTTCCTCTTCGATGACGAGGACGCGCTGGTCCGGCTCGACATGTCGGAGTACATGGAGAAGCACGCGGTGGCGCGGCTGATCGGCGCGCCTCCGGGCTACGTGGGCTACGAGGAGGGCGGACAGCTCACGGAGCGGATCCGGCGCCGGCCGTACGCGGTGGTGCTCTTCGACGAGATCGAGAAGGCGCACCCGGACGTGTTCAACATTCTGCTCCAGATCCTGGACGACGGGCGCCTCACGGACTCGCAGGGACGGACGGTCGACTTCCGCAACACGGTCATCATCATGACGTCCAACCTCGGGAGTCAGGAGATTCTCGAGCGGTCCGCCGGCGTGGACTGGGCGGTCGTCGAGCAGCAGGTGCTGGCGATCCTGCGGCGCAACTTCCGCCCCGAGTTTCTGAACCGTGTCGACGACATCGTCGTGTTCCGGCCGCTCGGCCGGGCGGAGCTGGAGCGGATCGTGGATCTCCAGCTCGCGCGCGTGCAGCGTCTCCTCGCGGGGCGGAAGATCACGCTGGAGGTCACGCCGGCCGCCCGCGCGCTGATCGCGGACGAGGGCTACGACCCGGCGTTCGGCGCGCGGCCGCTCAAGCGCGCGATCCAGCGGCTCGTGCAGAACCCGCTCGCACTCCAGATCCTGGAGGGCCGGTTCGGCGAGGGCGACGAAGTGATCGTGGATCGCGAAGAGGATGGAGCCACGCTCGTGTTCAGGCGCGCGGATGCGCCGGCCGGGCGGGAGGCGCACTCACCGGCCGTTGCTTGA